The genomic region CCCTTGAAGAGAGCGCCCGCGATCGCCACCTGGTCGCGATCGTTCGCGGTGTCGACGCCGGCGCCTCGCTCGGCGAGGCCGTCGACCAGGGATGCGTGGCCGTGGTACGCCGCGAGCAGCAGGAGCGTGTTGCCCTGGTGGTCGGTCAGGTCGACCGGCACACCGGCGTCGACGTAGGCGAGCACGCGGGCGGTCTGTCCGTCGCGGGCCGCATCGAACAGCTCCAGCGCGACCTTGATCATCTCTTCGGTGGGTTCGCTCACCGCGCCATCCTCACGCACTGACACCGAAAAGGCGACCATCAGGTGGATTATCTGGATCATTGACATGAACAAGGGGCCGCCCTAGCGTGCACCTGGGCCGGGAGGCCCCGGCCGCGGCTGACCCACACGACAGGGAGTGAGCGGACATGACCGAGCGGAACCTCGAGGGCAAGGTCGCCGTCGTCACCGGCGCGGGCCGCGGGGTGGGGCTCGGCATCGCGCTCGAGCTCGCTGCCCGCGGTGCCGCCGTCGCGATCAACGACGTCAGTGCCGAGCGCGCCGAGCAGGCCGTCCGCGCCGTCACCGACGCCGGCGGCAAGGCCGTGTCGGCGGCCGGCGACATCACCGACGAGGGGGCGGTGAAGGAGATCTTCGCCCGCGCCGACCGGCTCGGTGCCGTGGACATCCTGATCAACAATGCCGGCATCCCCCCGCAGGGCATGGGCCTGTCGTCGTTCGTGGAGGAGGCCACCGAGAGCTGGAAGCGCTTCGTCGACATCAATGTCTACGGCGTCGCGTTCATGACACGGGCCGCGCTGGCCCCGATGATCGAGAAGGGCTGGGGCCGCGTGGTCACCATCGTCTCCGACTCGGCCCGCGTCGGCGACCCGAACCTGGCGATGTACGCCGCCTCGAAGGCGGCTGCGGCGACGATCATGCGCTCAGTGGCGGGCGAGGTCGGCAGGTACGGCGTGACCTGCAACTCGATCAGCCTCAGCACGATCGCCGCTCCGGGGATGCCCGAGGAGGTGGCGGCCAAGCTCGCGAGCCGGTACGCCGTCAAGCGGCTGGGGAGTCCCGCAGACGTCGCTGCGGCGGTCGCCTACTTCTGCTCGCCCGCCGCCGAGTGGGTCACCGGTCAGACACTGTCGGTCGACGGCGGGTACGTGCGCATCTGACGCCGGGGGACGTCGGGCTCGAGCAGCGCCGGCACCAGCCGCAGCGAGCGGAGCTCGTCGTTCAGGTGCGTGCAGCCGGTGGGG from Nocardioides sp. dk884 harbors:
- a CDS encoding SDR family NAD(P)-dependent oxidoreductase encodes the protein MTERNLEGKVAVVTGAGRGVGLGIALELAARGAAVAINDVSAERAEQAVRAVTDAGGKAVSAAGDITDEGAVKEIFARADRLGAVDILINNAGIPPQGMGLSSFVEEATESWKRFVDINVYGVAFMTRAALAPMIEKGWGRVVTIVSDSARVGDPNLAMYAASKAAAATIMRSVAGEVGRYGVTCNSISLSTIAAPGMPEEVAAKLASRYAVKRLGSPADVAAAVAYFCSPAAEWVTGQTLSVDGGYVRI
- a CDS encoding ankyrin repeat domain-containing protein, which produces MSEPTEEMIKVALELFDAARDGQTARVLAYVDAGVPVDLTDHQGNTLLLLAAYHGHASLVDGLAERGAGVDTANDRDQVAIAGALFKGYDDVTAVLLRHGASLDVGTPTGRDAAEMFQRALPESR